A single window of Magnetococcus marinus MC-1 DNA harbors:
- a CDS encoding sensor histidine kinase — protein sequence MMDTIKPETGLDGLLQAFCSSNWPTVRDAVDQGGGLLRYATMEPFVHARLGEQMFSLARHEKWEVRKALAHAILFLRHETFDRIIAVLEEDDNAWVKSAAKRTMDRRQEISKTDLLKDEHGDLMLEWLSDLEEKHGAHARGAAKRVAEKLQNQFVREFNHEMVKVISPMDVSLTLLKTALEQKRLNRALIQKHTTMAKERLEFMMAILNSFRTLTQTTELEFQNENLISVVDEAIHLIRDRKPENSALHVELSVPKCIMLDINRYLLLQALSNILQNSIDACIACDRAPAIKVHATVVNRSKVMLSITDQGTGMSEQDVRSAFQLFATTKPDGTGFGLTIAKKIIESDHAGLIQLSSQKGKGTTVTISLPVKQEDLKW from the coding sequence ATGATGGATACCATTAAACCGGAGACAGGCTTGGATGGGCTTCTACAAGCATTTTGCTCCTCCAATTGGCCCACCGTAAGGGATGCTGTGGATCAAGGGGGCGGTCTACTCCGCTACGCCACCATGGAGCCATTCGTACACGCCAGGCTGGGCGAGCAGATGTTTAGTTTAGCCCGACATGAGAAGTGGGAGGTCCGCAAAGCCCTAGCCCATGCCATCCTCTTTCTGCGCCATGAGACCTTTGACAGGATCATTGCTGTATTGGAGGAGGATGACAATGCCTGGGTGAAGAGCGCTGCGAAACGGACCATGGATCGGCGCCAGGAGATCTCCAAAACCGACCTGCTCAAGGATGAGCATGGGGATCTTATGCTGGAGTGGCTTTCAGATCTTGAGGAAAAGCATGGTGCCCATGCTCGGGGAGCCGCCAAACGGGTCGCGGAAAAGCTCCAGAACCAGTTTGTGAGGGAGTTCAACCACGAAATGGTCAAAGTCATCTCGCCCATGGATGTGAGCCTTACCTTGTTGAAAACAGCACTGGAGCAGAAGCGGCTCAACCGGGCATTGATCCAAAAGCATACGACAATGGCCAAAGAGCGCCTTGAGTTCATGATGGCCATCTTGAACTCCTTTCGAACCCTTACCCAGACGACTGAGCTGGAGTTTCAAAATGAGAACCTGATCTCAGTCGTTGATGAGGCGATTCATCTGATAAGGGACCGCAAGCCTGAAAACAGTGCGCTTCACGTTGAGCTCTCTGTCCCTAAATGCATCATGCTGGATATCAATCGTTATCTACTTCTGCAGGCGCTATCCAATATCCTTCAGAACAGCATTGATGCATGCATTGCTTGTGACCGCGCACCGGCCATCAAGGTCCATGCTACTGTGGTGAACAGGTCGAAGGTGATGCTCTCCATTACCGACCAAGGGACAGGTATGTCAGAGCAGGATGTCAGGAGCGCCTTTCAGCTGTTTGCCACTACCAAGCCGGATGGCACAGGCTTCGGCTTGACCATCGCCAAGAAGATCATCGAATCCGATCATGCAGGTTTGATTCAGCTCTCTAGCCAAAAAGGGAAAGGCACCACGGTAACCATCTCTCTGCCAGTTAAACAGGAGGATCTGAAATGGTGA
- a CDS encoding response regulator transcription factor: MVSNRAKNKHVALIVEDDLNLAEALGDLLKSLGHDFIHAETQEEGLRLMEEGQFCFAILDLQIKVDADAIYPMVEAGAQLQRQIRDRYPNRNDNDQHHLQILAMSGHAKEMFNVIGMLQNGADDFILKPLGENNPPLHVKIQECLQKSGRENHADCAHIMELARGKPSRSNSRPVAPKRKTERSDISLTIPGQIEGKRTEVAINGVSQHLPDAQLLLLMRMVAGRAQDDSGWVHKQDLGSRDADGFKGMSNLNSSLKPLLPGGMSFYENDKMGSYRIKPEIIIGEIDHTQLALHSQREIRQLSAIIQKMRLAA, from the coding sequence ATGGTGAGCAACAGAGCGAAAAACAAGCATGTGGCGCTGATTGTTGAGGATGACCTGAATCTGGCAGAGGCGTTGGGTGACCTCCTCAAATCCCTTGGCCATGACTTCATCCATGCGGAGACCCAGGAAGAGGGGCTGCGATTGATGGAGGAAGGACAGTTCTGCTTCGCCATCCTTGACCTTCAGATCAAAGTGGATGCCGATGCCATCTACCCTATGGTTGAGGCGGGCGCTCAGCTTCAGCGCCAGATTCGAGATCGCTATCCCAACCGGAACGATAATGATCAGCACCATCTCCAGATCCTGGCTATGAGTGGTCACGCCAAGGAGATGTTCAACGTGATTGGAATGCTGCAAAACGGGGCGGATGACTTCATTCTCAAACCGCTTGGAGAAAACAATCCACCACTTCACGTCAAGATCCAGGAGTGCCTGCAGAAAAGTGGCAGGGAAAACCATGCGGATTGTGCTCACATCATGGAGCTGGCCAGAGGCAAGCCAAGCCGGAGTAATTCCCGGCCTGTCGCACCCAAGCGAAAAACAGAACGCTCTGATATCAGCCTAACGATCCCTGGCCAAATCGAGGGCAAACGGACAGAGGTCGCTATTAACGGTGTTTCACAGCACTTGCCTGATGCCCAGCTCCTTTTACTCATGCGCATGGTGGCTGGTAGAGCACAGGATGACTCAGGCTGGGTTCACAAGCAGGATCTGGGCTCCAGAGATGCCGATGGCTTTAAGGGGATGTCCAACCTCAACAGCTCTCTGAAGCCGCTGCTCCCTGGTGGAATGTCCTTTTATGAGAACGACAAGATGGGCAGTTATCGGATCAAGCCCGAGATTATCATTGGTGAGATTGACCATACCCAGCTTGCTTTGCATAGTCAGCGGGAGATCCGGCAGCTATCAGCTATAATTCAGAAGATGAGGTTGGCGGCATAA
- a CDS encoding sigma 54-interacting transcriptional regulator, translating to MSSKPHQIIGNSTALKATLAKAKKVAKTVLPVLITGESGTGKELFAQFIHDQSRRAQKPFVAVNCAAIPAELLEAELFGYKKGAFSGATSDKDGLFVQASTGTLFLDEIGDMPLPLQAKILRVLQEGEVRPVGAKAVQKVDVRILSATHRDLAEMAEERKFREDLIFRLKGYAIQLPALRERGHDIVKLARAFLKSREDFTGTGLSRDAQTLLMAYHWPGNVRELQNIILAAAVDARRNIFAEHLVGHLPDTVGVEDPNKSVKERITSALQQAGSLALVDLQSRLKIPKPTIHRHLSRMVAEGDVSRSVVSGQTIFALAAPDSEDEMPQLTQRQEQAVALTRALGRITRQELATELGISIRTASRELSALVTMGALGPDGQSGRMAGYRCLF from the coding sequence GTGTCCAGCAAACCGCACCAGATCATCGGCAACAGCACCGCTCTGAAAGCGACCTTGGCAAAAGCCAAGAAGGTCGCCAAGACGGTGCTGCCCGTGCTGATCACCGGTGAGAGCGGTACTGGCAAGGAGCTGTTTGCCCAATTCATCCATGACCAGAGCCGCCGAGCCCAGAAACCGTTCGTCGCCGTCAATTGCGCCGCCATACCTGCGGAATTGCTGGAAGCGGAGCTGTTTGGGTACAAGAAAGGCGCGTTCAGTGGGGCAACCAGCGACAAAGACGGCCTGTTTGTCCAGGCCAGCACCGGAACCCTGTTTCTGGATGAAATCGGGGACATGCCACTGCCACTCCAGGCAAAGATCCTTCGGGTGTTGCAGGAAGGAGAAGTCCGGCCCGTCGGCGCAAAGGCCGTGCAGAAGGTGGATGTTCGGATCCTTTCCGCCACGCACCGCGATCTTGCCGAGATGGCGGAAGAAAGAAAATTCCGGGAGGATTTGATCTTCCGACTCAAGGGATATGCGATCCAGTTGCCCGCACTCAGAGAGCGTGGGCATGACATCGTCAAGCTGGCCCGGGCGTTCCTGAAATCCCGAGAGGATTTCACCGGGACCGGTTTGAGCCGGGATGCCCAGACGCTCCTGATGGCCTATCATTGGCCGGGCAATGTGCGGGAGCTGCAGAACATCATCCTGGCCGCAGCGGTGGATGCCCGTAGGAATATTTTTGCAGAGCACCTGGTTGGCCACCTTCCGGACACCGTTGGCGTTGAAGACCCGAACAAGTCAGTGAAGGAGCGGATCACATCGGCGCTCCAGCAAGCCGGCAGTTTGGCCCTGGTCGACCTGCAGAGCAGGCTGAAGATTCCCAAGCCCACAATTCACCGACACCTGAGCCGCATGGTGGCTGAGGGAGATGTGTCGCGATCTGTTGTCTCTGGCCAGACGATCTTCGCCTTGGCAGCACCCGACTCAGAAGATGAGATGCCGCAGCTCACCCAGCGCCAGGAGCAGGCCGTTGCTCTCACGCGAGCGCTTGGCCGAATCACCCGACAGGAGTTGGCAACTGAGCTGGGAATCTCCATCCGAACGGCGAGTCGTGAATTGTCGGCATTAGTGACCATGGGTGCTCTGGGCCCTGACGGTCAGTCCGGTCGCATGGCCGGCTACCGCTGCTTATTTTAG
- a CDS encoding DUF3368 domain-containing protein: MVRILVSDSSVLIEFSKRGLLEEMFRLPFDFVVPDLLFEEELIDLGQYSRDDLLQFGLGIEALDPIGVTTALSYQSRRSRLSLVDCFALALASGKKYTLLTGDKPMRTFAETEGIEVHGTLWLMDHLLAEGVVPAEDILVALEAMKNDPRCHIPSQELSRRIQQLSK; the protein is encoded by the coding sequence ATGGTGCGAATCCTTGTCAGTGACAGCTCGGTACTTATTGAGTTTTCCAAGCGAGGTCTCCTTGAGGAGATGTTCCGCTTACCTTTTGATTTTGTTGTGCCTGACTTGCTCTTCGAGGAAGAGCTGATCGACCTGGGACAATACAGCAGGGATGACCTGCTTCAATTCGGTCTGGGGATTGAAGCGCTTGACCCAATTGGCGTCACAACCGCGCTGTCGTATCAATCCCGCCGCAGTCGGTTGAGCCTGGTGGATTGTTTTGCTCTTGCCCTCGCGTCTGGGAAAAAATACACCCTTCTCACCGGCGACAAGCCAATGCGGACATTTGCAGAAACTGAAGGCATTGAAGTTCATGGGACGTTGTGGCTCATGGACCATCTGCTTGCTGAGGGGGTTGTCCCAGCTGAGGATATTTTGGTGGCGCTCGAAGCAATGAAGAACGACCCGCGGTGCCACATCCCAAGCCAAGAATTATCTCGACGCATTCAGCAGTTATCCAAGTGA